One window of the Penaeus monodon isolate SGIC_2016 chromosome 1, NSTDA_Pmon_1, whole genome shotgun sequence genome contains the following:
- the LOC119575502 gene encoding cofilin/actin-depolymerizing factor homolog — translation MASGVQVADACTQAFLDIKKNKKYRYIIFHIKDEKVIDIEKYGDRDSSYDDYLKHLEELGPDQCRYGLYDFEYEHQCQGTSDRTPKQKLFLMSWCPDTAKIKKKMLYSSSFDALKSACEGIGKYIQATDMAEASYECVLEKLRSTDRA, via the exons ATG GCTTCCGGAGTACAAGTAGCAGATGCATGCACACAGGCCTTtctcgatataaaaaaaaacaagaaatataggtACATCATATTCCACATTAAAGATGAGAAAGTTATAGATATTGAAAAG TATGGTGACAGAGATAGTTCCTATGATGACTACTTGAAACATCTGGAAGAGTTGGGCCCTGACCAGTGCCGCTATGGTCTATATGACTTCGAGTATGAGCACCAGTGCCAGGGAACATCAGAT cgCACACCAAAGCAGAAGCTGTTCCTGATGTCCTGGTGCCCAGACACTGccaaaattaagaagaaaatgcTTTACTCTTCAAGCTTTGATGCCCTCAAAAGTGCATGTGAAGGCATTGGCAAATATATCCAG GCCACGGATATGGCTGAAGCATCATACGAGTGTGTGTTGGAGAAACTGCGTTCTACTGACCGTGCCTAA
- the LOC119575604 gene encoding glycerol kinase-like, with translation MCSKCLPLRVDGGVAQNDFLLQMIATLTGKTLERPKSIDVSALGCAFLAGMGAGIWKSREELIPLHQVGRTFEPQLDQQPKLLRQMKEWERALQRFTKWHKNSSSENGVRDEGRKVAVDSGEACPCYKGHRGRHFSSECNASILQQGKSQEDGFFFLRGGGKNRCSIFVCGALFILFLSLVLYG, from the exons ATGTGCAGTAAGTGTTTACCCCTCAGGGTGGATGGGGGTGTTGCGCAGAATGACTTCCTGCTTCAGATGATCGCCACACTGACAGGGAAGACTCTTGAGAGACCCAAGTCCATCGACGTGTCTGCTTTAGGCTGTGCTTTTCTTGCAGGAATGGGAGCAG GCATATGGAAGTCGAGGGAGGAGCTTATCCCACTACACCAGGTAGGAAGGACGTTTGAACCACAATTGGACCAGCAGCCAAAGCTCCTGCGACAgatgaaggagtgggagagagctCTGCAGCGCTTCACAAAATGGCACAAGAATAGCAGCTCAGAGAATG GTGTAAGGGACGAGGGTAGGAAGGTAGCTGTGGACAGTGGAGAAGCCTGCCCCTGCTACAAGGGTCACAGAGGCAGGCACTTCAGCAGTGAATGCAATGCATCTATCCTTCAGCAGGGGAAGAGCCAAGaggatggattttttttcctccgtggTGGTGGCAAGAATAGATGCAGCATCTTTGTCTGTGGTGCGCTGTTCATCCTCTTTCTTAGTCTTGTTTTGTATGGGTAG